A genomic region of Miscanthus floridulus cultivar M001 chromosome 3, ASM1932011v1, whole genome shotgun sequence contains the following coding sequences:
- the LOC136546995 gene encoding nodulation receptor kinase-like — protein MAARSLLLYALLLALSTAAPSHGLTQADVAKRLKEELSQRNRGHEMLESWNGDPCSPSTWEGFSCEPKDGAQVVVKLNFSSKDLQGPIPAAIGNLTELNEIYLQYNNFTGFIPASFSALRHLWKLSVICNPLLNNKQPDGFSSGVNVSHGGCATQEYYSSPAEEYQSPPAVASQKIFVIGGVAGGSLACTVALGSFFVCFNKRERRSSKKDCSSTTNPVFQECSIDNTTNPAVQQLSLKSIQTATGNFKTLIGEGGFGSVYRGALANGQEVAVKVRSTSSTQGTREFNNELRLLSAVWHENLVPLIGYCCEKDQQILVYPFMSNGSLQDRLYGEASKRKVLDWPTRLSVCIGAARGLVYLHNFAGRCIIHRDIKSSNILLDHSMCGKVADFGFSKYAPQEGDSNPSMEVRGTAGYLDPEYYSTQVLSTRSDVFSFGVVLLEIVTGRYPLDVKRPRAEWSLVEWAKPYIREYKIEEMVDPGIKGQYCSEAMWRVLEVASVCTEPFSTFRPTMEDVLRELEDALIIENNASEYMRSIESTGTLGSNRYLSIDRKMFASGSARIDSTKGHVQTMPSLPR, from the exons ATGGCCGCccgctccctcctcctctacgcgCTGCTCCTGGCCCTCTCCACCGCCGCGCCGTCCCACGGCCTCACTCAAG CGGATGTTGCGAAACGATTGAAGGAGGAGCTGTCACAGAGGAACCGTGGGCATGAGATGCTCGAATCATGGAACGGGGACCCGTGCTCTCCGTCTACATGGGAAGGGTTCTCTTGCGAACCCAAGGATGGTGCCCAGGTCGTCGTCAAGCT GAACTTTTCTTCGAAGGACTTGCAAGGGCCGATTCCTGCAGCGATTGGAAACTTGACGGAGCTAAATGAAAT TTATCTTCAGTATAATAACTTCACTGGATTTATCCCGGCATCCTTTTCTGCTCTCAGACACCTGTGGAAGCT GTCGGTGATTTGCAACCCCTTGTTGAACAATAAGCAGCCTGATGGATTTTCTAGTGGCGTAAATGTCAG CCATGGAGGATGTGCTACCCAAGAGTACTATAGCTCACCTGCTGAAGAGTACCAAAGCCCACCTGCAGTTGCCAGTCAGAAAATATTTGTTATTGGTGGTGTCGCTGGTGGATCTTTGGCATGTACTGTTGCACTCGGATCGTTCTTTGTTTGTTTTAACAAACGTGAACGGCGTTCTTCAAAAAAGGACTGCTCTTCTACAACAA ATCCTGTTTTTCAAGAATGCAGCATCGATAACACTACAAACCCTGCAGTACAACAGTTGTCCCTCAAATCAATCCAGACTGCAACAGGCAACTTCAAAACTTTGATAGGAGAGGGTGGGTTTGGATCAGTTTATCGAGGTGCATTAGCAAATGGGCAAGAAGTTGCAGTAAAAGTCCGCTCAACTTCATCGACACAGGGAACACGTGAGTTTAACAATGAG TTAAGACTTCTTTCTGCTGTGTGGCATGAGAATTTAGTCCCACTTATCGGCTATTGCTGTGAAAAAGATCAACAGATATTGGTCTATCCGTTCATGTCCAATGGCTCACTACAAGATCGCCTCTACG GTGAGGCATCAAAAAGAAAAGTTCTTGATTGGCCCACGAGACTGTCTGTTTGCATTGGTGCTGCTAGAG GGCTAGTATATCTGCACAATTTTGCTGGGCGTTGTATCATACACAGAGATATTAAATCAAGCAACATACTTCTGGATCACAGCATGTGTGGCAAGGTTGCTGACTTTGGGTTTTCCAAGTATGCACCACAGGAAGGTGACAGCAATCCATCAATGGAAGTGAGGGGAACTGCTGGATATTTGGACCCTGA ATACTATTCCACTCAGGTGTTATCAACCAGAAGCGATGTCTTCAGTTTTGGAGTAGTCCTGTTAGAAATTGTGACGGGAAGATATCCTCTTGATGTCAAAAGGCCTCGTGCTGAATGGAGCTTAGTTGAGTGG GCAAAACCTTACATCAGGGAGTACAAGATCGAAGAGATGGTGGACCCTGGCATAAAAGGGCAATATTGCTCAGAGGCCATGTGGAGAGTGCTCGAGGTCGCATCTGTATGTACCGAGCCCTTCTCAACCTTCAGGCCAACCATGGAGGATGTCCTCAGGGAGCTGGAGGACGCTCTGATCATTGAGAACAATGCTTCTGAGTACATGAGGTCCATCGAAAGCACTGGGACTCTGGGTTCCAACCGCTATCTGTCCATTGACAGGAAGATGTTTGCATCAGGGTCGGCGCGAATCGACTCAACTAAGGGACATGTACAAACAATGCCCTCGCTTCCGCGGTAA